In a genomic window of Punica granatum isolate Tunisia-2019 chromosome 6, ASM765513v2, whole genome shotgun sequence:
- the LOC116209822 gene encoding uncharacterized protein LOC116209822 isoform X1, giving the protein MFQSLSNPSMAASFCCCCFQPLLSSPSPPHSISQSPSALSLAHLPGPGTAAFSAPLCHHLTPPVQPPSELLIRPVLLFGGFDRVVDTQTVLATVSVLAAIALSLFLGLKGDPVPCDRCAGNGGTMCVFCNNGKMKQETGMVECKVCKGAGLIFCKKCGGSGYSRRL; this is encoded by the exons ATGTTCCAGTCCCTCTCTAATCCGTCCATGGCGGCTTccttctgctgctgctgcttccagcctctcctctcctctccctctcctcccCATTCCATTTCTCAGAGCCCTTCAGCTCTCTCCCTGGCCCACCTCCCCGGCCCCGGAACCGCCGCCTTCTCCGCCCCTCTCTGCCACCACCTCACGCCCCCCGTTCAGCCGCCGAGCGAGCTCCTCATCCGCCCCGTCCTCCTGTTCGGCGGCTTCGACAGGGTGGTCGACACCCAGACCGTGCTCGCCACCGTCAGCGTCCTTGCCGCTATTGCCCTCTCTCTGTTCCTCGGCCTCAAG GGAGATCCCGTCCCGTGCGACCGCTGTGCAGGCAATG GAGGAACGATGTGTGTTTTCTGCAATAACGGGAAGATGAAGCAAGAAACGGGCATGGTGGAATGCAAAGTGTGCAAGGGAGCAG GATTGATATTTTGCAAGAAATGTGGAGGTTCCGGGTACTCTAGGCGCCTATGA
- the LOC116209822 gene encoding uncharacterized protein LOC116209822 isoform X2 codes for MFQSLSNPSMAASFCCCCFQPLLSSPSPPHSISQSPSALSLAHLPGPGTAAFSAPLCHHLTPPVQPPSELLIRPVLLFGGFDRVVDTQTVLATVSVLAAIALSLFLGLKYFAGRSRPVRPLCRQWRNDVCFLQ; via the exons ATGTTCCAGTCCCTCTCTAATCCGTCCATGGCGGCTTccttctgctgctgctgcttccagcctctcctctcctctccctctcctcccCATTCCATTTCTCAGAGCCCTTCAGCTCTCTCCCTGGCCCACCTCCCCGGCCCCGGAACCGCCGCCTTCTCCGCCCCTCTCTGCCACCACCTCACGCCCCCCGTTCAGCCGCCGAGCGAGCTCCTCATCCGCCCCGTCCTCCTGTTCGGCGGCTTCGACAGGGTGGTCGACACCCAGACCGTGCTCGCCACCGTCAGCGTCCTTGCCGCTATTGCCCTCTCTCTGTTCCTCGGCCTCAAG TATTTTGCAGGGAGATCCCGTCCCGTGCGACCGCTGTGCAGGCAATG GAGGAACGATGTGTGTTTTCTGCAATAA
- the LOC116210801 gene encoding outer envelope protein 61: MFNGMDPELFRLAQEQMSRMSPAEMARIQEQMMSNPELMRMASESMKTMRPEDLRHAAEQLKHVRPEDMAEISEKMANASPEEIAAVRARADAQMSYELSAAEMLKKEGNQLHSQGKFHDALQKYLLAKKNLKGIPSSKGKTLLLTCSLNLMSCYLKTRQYNDCIKEGTEVLAYDAKNVKALYRRGQAFKELGQLQDAVCDLGEARKISPDDETIAEVLRDTEKLLATQGGGRASRGLVIEEITEEDEAASSTSHLNPLVEEHPGKKPKETKNDDKSRSGSSSMASMSNSESLQALKDDPDAMRSFQNFISKADPNTMAAMGAGNAGEVSPEMLKTASNMISKMSPEELKKMLHLASSFQGDDPFGSGGSSSGSSSGFRPGSIPDVSPDMLKTATDMMSNMPPEELQRMFEMASSLRGKDPSMPSASERPTSSSNLNLPDDEEVSTISRNHVSGETRSSARGSSSLRSGFPPQSNFPASSADLQEQMRNQMKDPAMRQMFTSMFKNMSPEMMANMGEQFGFKLSKEDAAKAQQAMSSLSPEDLDRMMHWADRIQRGVDTAKKTKNWLLGRPGMILAICMLILAVILHRLGYIG; this comes from the exons ATGTTCAACGGAATGGATCCTGAGTTGTTCAGGCTCGCCCAGGAGCAGATGAGTCGCATGTCGCCTGCCGAGATGGCGAGGATTCAAGAGCAG ATGATGTCGAATCCTGAATTGATGAGGATGGCCTCTGAAAGCATGAAGACCATGAGGCCGGAAGACCTGAGACATGCTGCAGAGCAGCTGAAGCACGTGCGACCTGAGGACATGGCTGAGATTAGTGAGAAGATGGCTAATGCTAGTCCGGAAGAGATAGCGGCCGTTCGTGCTCGGGCGGATGCCCAGATGAGCTATGAATTGAGTGCAGCTGAAATGCTTAAGAAAGAG GGTAACCAGCTTCACAGCCAGGGGAAATTCCATGATGCCTTGCAGAAATATTTACTT GCAAAGAAGAACTTGAAAGGCATTCCATCCTCCAAAGGCAAAACACTACTGCTGACCTGCTCTCTTAACTTGATGTCATGCTACCTGAAAACAAGGCAGTACAATGATTGCATAAAAGAAGGCACAGAG GTTTTGGCATATGATGCAAAGAATGTTAAAGCTCTTTATCGGAGAGGTCAAGCATTTAAGGAATTGGGTCAACTACAA GATGCAGTCTGTGATCTGGGCGAGGCACGCAAAATTTCCCCTGACGATGAAACTATTGCAGAAGTATTAAG GGATACTGAGAAACTTTTGGCTACACAAGGTGGGGGGCGCGCATCAAGAG GATTGGTAATTGAGGAAATAactgaagaagatgaggcCGCGTCTTCTACAAGTCATCTGAATCCATTGGTAGAGGAGCATCCAGGGAAGAAGCCCAAGGAGACCAAGAATGATGACAAGAGTCGAAGTGGCAGCAGCAGCATGGCGTCTATGTCAAATTCGGAAAGCTTGCAAGCTTTGAAAGATGACCCTGATGCTATGag GTCATTCCAGAATTTCATTTCCAAGGCTGATCCCAATACTATGGCTGCAATGGGTGCTGGAAATGCGGGAGAGGTCTCCCCCGAAATGCTCAAGACTGCATCGAATATGATCAGCAAGATGTCCCCTGAGGAACTTAAAAAGATGCTTCATTTGGCCTCCTCATTTCAAGGGGACGATCCATTTGGTAGCGGTGGTTCCTCAAGTGGCAGTTCTAGCGGCTTTAGGCCCGGGTCCATTCCAGATGTGTCACCTGACATGCTAAAAACAGCAACGGATATGATGAGTAACATGCCACCGGAGGAGCTTCAAAGAATGTTTGAGATGGCGTCTTCTTTGAGAGGGAAGGACCCCTCCATGCCATCAGCTTCTGAAAGACCTACTTCTAGCTCTAATTTGAATCTCCCTGATGACGAGGAAGTGTCAACCATCAGCAGGAATCATGTTTCGGGTGAAACACGCTCTTCTGCCCGTGGATCTTCGAGTTTGAGAAGTGGCTTTCCTCCTCAGTCCAACTTTCCAGCCTCCTCTGCTGATCTACAGGAGCAGATGAGGAACCAAATGAAAGATCCAGCAATGCGACAG ATGTTTACATCTATGTTCAAGAATATGAGTCCGGAAATGATGGCTAATATGGGTGAGCAGTTCGGCTTTAAGCTTTCGAAAGAAGATGCAGCGAAGGCCCAGCAAGCAATGTCTTCCTTATCACCGGAAGACCTCGATAGGATG ATGCATTGGGCAGACCGTATTCAAAGAGGAGTTGACACGGCGAAGAAGACAAAGAACTGGTTGCTTGGACGACCCGGCATGATTCTCGCCATATGCATGCTAATCTTGGCAGTAATCCTCCATCGCCTCGGCTATATTGGGTAG